A region of Mycoplasmopsis bovirhinis DNA encodes the following proteins:
- a CDS encoding MSC_0624 family F1-like ATPase-associated membrane protein, with protein sequence MTNDLFERKRIYVNYSSKISSKSKNQWIFIYKIILILFFFAGALSLFLTLDQSLFPAALIRTSNNSANLQEFITFETPSKQENNAVVLIRFSILMFVFLFSIFKNYSNINAQKEKLKHYAVFYVLYFMMSIISLSLFYAFIYKQNDNGTLGKFRPYQYLELIYILIPLVVINSAFEVYNFLIKRKSDPVLYKSTWPLILQVVSQVILAGFVIFNVALWISYSKAAGASLFRTTVITGTNTYNEQKYWEFVDQLFNIKSFSNLIIIAASFVFVIFLVIGSNTIKLQKLSEKNIYKHQDKDSFLIALIFALLVSVWLFTLLLKDPVKFSILGVEATYGINNGLIILLAALATILYFLVSYLKYTKTKNPSSLIIRFSLAQLLIWVPFLVSVIQFENSNFTLINLLVISLLSIGIFMHYILVNKFINKLTFIMLVIIFALKIVLLLILGLNHLLLINKNYVLVSVPTPISVIKIIVITYVSSLFALFVLQALQLETLVTLKIFKEKRFSLKKGN encoded by the coding sequence ATGACAAACGATCTATTTGAAAGAAAAAGAATTTATGTTAATTATAGTTCAAAAATTAGTTCAAAGTCAAAGAACCAATGAATTTTTATTTATAAAATAATTTTGATTCTTTTCTTTTTCGCTGGTGCTTTGTCACTATTTCTAACACTTGACCAATCATTATTCCCAGCAGCTTTAATTAGAACTTCTAATAATTCTGCTAACTTACAAGAGTTTATAACCTTTGAAACTCCTAGTAAGCAAGAAAATAATGCTGTTGTGTTAATTAGGTTTAGTATTTTAATGTTTGTATTTTTATTTAGTATCTTTAAAAATTACTCTAACATTAATGCACAAAAGGAAAAATTAAAACATTATGCTGTTTTTTATGTTTTATACTTCATGATGTCAATTATTTCTTTAAGCTTGTTCTATGCATTCATTTATAAACAAAATGATAATGGAACACTTGGTAAATTTCGCCCATACCAATATTTAGAACTCATATATATTTTAATTCCATTGGTAGTGATTAACAGCGCTTTTGAAGTTTATAACTTCTTAATTAAACGTAAATCAGATCCGGTTTTATATAAATCAACGTGGCCTTTAATTCTGCAAGTTGTTTCACAAGTAATTTTAGCTGGTTTTGTAATTTTCAACGTTGCTTTATGAATTTCATATTCAAAAGCAGCTGGAGCTAGTTTATTTAGAACTACTGTAATTACTGGAACCAATACTTACAATGAGCAAAAATATTGAGAATTTGTTGACCAATTATTTAATATCAAAAGTTTTAGCAATTTAATAATTATTGCTGCTTCATTTGTCTTTGTAATTTTCTTAGTAATTGGTTCAAATACTATTAAATTACAAAAACTATCAGAAAAGAATATTTACAAACACCAAGATAAAGATTCTTTCTTAATTGCACTTATCTTTGCATTACTTGTCTCAGTATGATTATTTACATTATTGTTAAAAGATCCAGTTAAGTTTTCTATTTTAGGAGTTGAAGCTACGTATGGAATTAATAATGGCTTAATTATCTTATTAGCAGCTTTAGCAACGATCCTTTATTTCCTAGTATCATATTTAAAATATACTAAGACTAAAAATCCATCTAGCTTAATTATTAGATTTTCACTAGCACAACTATTAATTTGAGTACCATTTTTAGTATCTGTGATTCAGTTTGAAAATTCTAACTTTACATTAATTAATTTATTAGTAATTAGTCTTTTATCTATTGGAATCTTTATGCACTATATTTTAGTTAATAAATTTATCAATAAATTAACATTTATAATGTTAGTTATTATCTTTGCCCTAAAAATAGTTTTATTACTAATTTTAGGTTTAAACCACTTATTATTGATTAATAAGAATTATGTCTTGGTTTCAGTGCCAACACCAATTTCAGTAATTAAAATTATTGTTATTACATATGTCTCTTCATTATTTGCCTTGTTTGTTTTACAAGCATTGCAACTTGAAACTCTTGTAACACTAAAAATATTTAAAGAAAAAAGATTTAGTTTAAAGAAAGGAAACTAG
- a CDS encoding MSC_0623 family F1-like ATPase-associated protein, protein MKKITLFKKKPKINEEGLFDLYKQYRDVYEQNASKILSFETIISKPLLLNNLGFKSPEFKAIKRKLEKAVESRHNIKFKDFTIMFNLNLKYSKVTMVPMIASESIFSDNHVVDFEYDQDDYTINNLLAALNTEITDLISRGFYLELIPNTLIFQGPDSLKLFFNQEVVSKVAKVE, encoded by the coding sequence ATGAAAAAAATAACATTATTTAAGAAAAAACCAAAAATCAATGAAGAAGGTCTTTTTGATTTATATAAACAATATCGTGATGTTTATGAACAAAATGCTTCTAAGATTTTATCTTTTGAGACCATCATCAGTAAACCACTACTTCTAAATAACTTAGGCTTTAAATCTCCTGAGTTTAAGGCAATTAAACGTAAATTAGAAAAAGCGGTTGAAAGTCGTCATAACATTAAATTTAAAGATTTTACAATTATGTTTAACTTAAATTTAAAATATTCAAAGGTAACAATGGTACCAATGATTGCCAGTGAAAGCATCTTTTCTGATAACCATGTAGTTGATTTTGAATATGATCAAGATGATTATACAATTAATAATTTACTGGCAGCTTTAAATACTGAAATTACTGATTTAATCTCAAGAGGATTTTATTTAGAACTAATTCCAAATACACTTATTTTTCAAGGTCCTGATTCATTAAAACTATTTTTTAACCAAGAAGTTGTTTCTAAAGTAGCAAAAGTAGAATAA
- a CDS encoding MSC_0622 family F1-like ATPase gamma subunit, with translation MHIKELVQKKQNLENIKIKVNNDKNILLINILNLTKKLSFYLDSALLNSNLLKFLKSKYTISNNFITNPTTTSKNFLFRKPRELYVYITEEQKYGTDSYTRYEKEILARVKKSEIDLITIGERAKNFASQNKFNVLLHFDNTLLKGLTTLLTKTIKILFIENNYSKVHFVLNSNKNFKDPFTVLPLEAFDVDKLVHSESQNLKNDFLLITEIYPNIENFIESQISIFLENAINSLITESSFYAAKNNLVTIDKKIKQLDDELLSLTKRVNRIKQEKQIEEITFLTKKKLTIFEEGNE, from the coding sequence ATGCACATAAAGGAACTAGTCCAAAAAAAGCAGAACCTCGAAAATATTAAAATTAAAGTAAACAATGATAAAAATATTTTGTTAATTAATATTTTAAACTTAACAAAAAAATTATCATTTTACTTAGATAGTGCTTTACTTAACTCAAACTTATTAAAGTTTCTAAAATCAAAATACACTATCTCAAATAACTTTATTACCAATCCGACAACTACATCAAAGAATTTTCTTTTTAGAAAACCAAGAGAATTATATGTTTATATTACTGAAGAACAAAAATATGGAACTGACTCATATACTAGATATGAAAAGGAAATTTTAGCTCGAGTTAAAAAATCTGAAATTGATTTAATTACAATAGGCGAAAGAGCTAAAAATTTTGCTAGCCAAAATAAATTTAATGTTTTATTACATTTTGATAATACCTTATTGAAAGGTTTAACAACTTTATTAACTAAAACAATTAAAATTTTATTTATTGAAAATAATTATTCAAAAGTACATTTTGTGCTTAACTCTAATAAAAACTTCAAAGATCCTTTTACTGTCTTACCTTTAGAAGCTTTTGACGTTGATAAGTTAGTGCATAGTGAGAGCCAAAACTTAAAAAATGATTTTTTACTAATTACTGAAATTTATCCAAATATTGAAAACTTTATTGAATCACAAATTTCAATTTTTCTTGAAAATGCTATTAATTCTTTAATTACTGAATCATCATTTTATGCAGCTAAAAATAACTTAGTTACAATTGATAAAAAAATCAAACAACTTGATGATGAATTACTTTCATTAACTAAACGAGTAAATAGAATTAAACAAGAAAAACAAATTGAAGAAATTACATTCCTAACTAAGAAAAAACTTACTATTTTTGAAGAAGGTAACGAATAA
- a CDS encoding MSC_0621 family F1-like ATPase epsilon subunit, producing the protein MTFKQITITFLNNKKKENIYDYEVYINTNDEDSWIKLGDSSIGSYPRLLLKFVNKTMQNTFYVFFENVSFLTKDNIMNIKTFSQMNFYKKAKHKLSLNEEINVKKERVYELHSNQFVGWSIEEVIELENLEYEIFKLSMRKLLNLEEVNNHE; encoded by the coding sequence ATGACATTTAAACAAATTACCATTACTTTCTTAAATAATAAAAAGAAAGAAAACATTTATGATTACGAAGTTTATATCAACACTAATGATGAAGATTCATGAATCAAGTTAGGTGATTCTTCAATTGGGTCTTATCCAAGACTTTTACTAAAATTCGTTAATAAAACTATGCAAAATACTTTTTATGTCTTTTTTGAAAACGTAAGTTTTTTAACTAAAGACAATATTATGAATATCAAAACTTTCTCACAAATGAACTTTTATAAAAAAGCTAAACATAAACTTTCACTAAATGAAGAGATCAATGTTAAAAAAGAACGTGTTTATGAACTGCATTCAAACCAATTTGTGGGTTGATCAATTGAGGAAGTTATTGAACTTGAAAACTTAGAATATGAAATTTTTAAACTATCAATGAGAAAATTATTAAATCTTGAGGAGGTTAATAACCATGAGTAA
- a CDS encoding MSC_0620 family F1-like ATPase-associated subunit — MSKKYKKIFKLLTLSPTLFLPFTAISQSTTNPGGGNSAGQGSSQQGNGSTQTPAEPPKNAEDFDSFKEISETALKQMVTRAIDNFISWVDDQKQRAEKLEEDYQKKLSKITYFNLLLNYFKKNKDKLIENPSANELNVIFPLVVGTNRNVNISKIKYNNEDFNGVWAGLSHPTDYIAPLGEGTTFEVTEKNSVNSWNKKKLEESLKKYSDDLLSKFNSLIYNEADIPKIDKDYFLNLEDDPSQNRYKINPPNGYESWDQYIISKFKPRVSKFDLEKNIELTKEEEEQQNPQPQPTPPQNDNPTNDKPSDPVNTKEVSQGIPPLNPELKWNHNTGGDLVAKFNSNPDIFFFKNPVNTRYQYKVTEVKKDGGKYIATVELSDTVNTSAKRTYQSEVKVHENNKTAALTELTYKTISKVFVDLYKSLGIDEKLDYLKLESEVVADALFQIVNSGVQLINTESFVKNYGGVQNAYADDVSLNLVTSQVQNTKGFEDNLVELTLAATKTSTINNYPFYFQIVNALNTKKDRLKARITNNNEKITKELSEKGMDISQINTFFNNLETKIYKLRKSADLSTFNVIKWYERFIENIKVVSEELILLQKVIGEVKTSNTSSVSRTSSTISPGNTLAQEKNQSSEQNSNNETQKQAYNEILKRNKEETTANGSIIRGFGISLLAVGLLASIVNAFILVKAFTMERWKQYRKLSILLATSFVVAIIVGAILLILGL; from the coding sequence ATGAGTAAAAAATACAAAAAGATTTTTAAATTATTAACACTTTCTCCAACTCTTTTCTTACCTTTTACAGCTATTTCTCAATCAACTACTAATCCAGGTGGTGGTAATTCAGCTGGCCAAGGATCAAGCCAACAAGGCAATGGCTCAACACAAACTCCAGCTGAACCTCCAAAAAATGCTGAAGACTTTGATTCTTTTAAAGAAATCTCAGAAACAGCCCTTAAACAAATGGTTACCAGAGCAATTGATAACTTTATTTCTTGAGTTGATGATCAAAAACAAAGAGCTGAAAAACTCGAAGAAGATTACCAAAAGAAACTTAGTAAAATAACCTACTTTAACTTACTTTTAAACTATTTTAAGAAAAATAAAGATAAACTTATTGAAAATCCATCTGCTAATGAGCTAAACGTAATTTTCCCACTAGTAGTAGGAACTAACCGTAACGTTAACATTTCAAAAATTAAGTATAATAACGAAGATTTTAATGGAGTTTGAGCTGGACTTAGTCATCCAACTGACTATATCGCTCCTTTAGGTGAAGGGACAACTTTTGAAGTAACAGAGAAAAATTCAGTTAATTCTTGAAATAAGAAAAAATTAGAAGAATCACTCAAAAAATATTCTGATGATTTACTTTCTAAATTTAATAGCTTAATTTATAATGAAGCTGATATTCCTAAAATTGATAAAGATTACTTTTTAAATCTTGAAGATGATCCATCTCAAAATAGATATAAAATTAATCCACCTAATGGTTATGAAAGTTGAGACCAATATATCATTTCTAAGTTTAAACCAAGAGTTTCAAAGTTTGACTTGGAAAAAAATATAGAATTAACCAAAGAAGAAGAAGAGCAACAAAACCCTCAGCCTCAACCTACACCTCCACAAAATGATAATCCAACTAATGATAAACCATCTGATCCAGTTAATACTAAAGAAGTTTCACAAGGAATACCACCACTTAATCCCGAACTTAAGTGAAATCATAATACTGGTGGAGATTTAGTAGCAAAATTTAACTCAAATCCAGATATCTTTTTCTTTAAAAACCCTGTTAATACAAGGTATCAATACAAAGTAACTGAAGTAAAAAAAGATGGCGGAAAATACATAGCAACTGTTGAATTAAGCGATACAGTTAATACCTCAGCTAAAAGAACTTACCAATCAGAAGTTAAAGTGCATGAAAACAACAAAACAGCTGCTTTAACTGAATTAACATACAAAACAATTTCTAAAGTCTTTGTAGATTTATATAAATCTTTAGGAATTGATGAAAAATTAGACTATCTTAAACTTGAAAGTGAAGTAGTTGCTGATGCATTATTTCAAATTGTTAATAGTGGAGTGCAACTAATTAACACTGAGTCATTTGTTAAAAATTATGGCGGAGTGCAAAATGCATATGCTGATGATGTTAGTTTAAACTTAGTAACTTCACAAGTTCAAAACACCAAAGGTTTTGAAGATAACTTAGTTGAATTAACCTTAGCTGCAACTAAAACATCAACAATCAATAATTATCCATTTTATTTTCAAATAGTAAATGCTTTAAACACTAAAAAAGATCGTTTAAAAGCCAGAATAACCAATAATAATGAAAAAATTACTAAGGAATTAAGTGAAAAAGGAATGGATATTAGCCAAATTAATACTTTCTTTAATAATTTAGAAACCAAGATTTACAAACTTAGAAAATCAGCAGACCTTTCTACTTTTAACGTAATTAAATGATACGAAAGATTTATTGAAAATATTAAAGTTGTTTCAGAAGAATTAATTTTATTACAAAAAGTAATTGGAGAAGTTAAAACTTCAAATACATCTAGTGTTTCAAGAACTTCATCTACAATATCACCTGGAAATACTCTTGCTCAAGAAAAGAACCAAAGTTCTGAGCAGAATTCAAATAACGAAACACAAAAACAAGCATACAATGAAATTCTCAAACGCAATAAAGAAGAAACAACAGCTAACGGTAGCATCATTCGTGGTTTTGGGATTTCATTATTAGCCGTTGGTTTACTTGCTTCGATTGTAAATGCTTTTATTTTAGTTAAAGCTTTTACAATGGAACGGTGAAAACAATACAGAAAATTATCAATTTTATTAGCAACATCATTTGTTGTTGCAATTATTGTAGGAGCGATCCTGCTAATATTAGGATTATAG
- a CDS encoding MSC_0619 family F1-like ATPase alpha subunit codes for MNKNPTITSIFDYIVEVSGEFPYKQRQFYHLLDNNNVKLMLINATANKAFLLANTKEDELKIGAEIVLENDDARVDTPSDLFGNVIDIFGNKVLPYPEINNSYIQPTGSKVFELAHDLMSVKTLNQQLFTGIVSVDLLIPIGKGQRELIIGDRQTGKTHIAINTIINQAKEGIKSIYVAIGQKREAISRIYCTLTEFGAMQNTIIIDAPSTSAFEQYLAPYVGMAHAENLSYDNDVLIVFDDLTKHANIIREIALLTDRPVGKEAMPGDTFFSHSQLLERAGSFENRKTITALPILQTIDGDITSLVSSNIISITDGQIVTSSDLFSQGILPAINIDLSVSRTGSSVQSRSVTKVAAEVGKAYRKYKRHLKLSMLDYDFNKETTELLNKGKLIEKLFNQKGFAIYSKKTVLLTSKLISWGLFNGIKDQERALRFIDLLIQTNDQAQNAYNKIINDTEIYDDGLVRTFFASALKQYAKFNNYNWEISIDHDFVDFEESYLEELAYKLGDK; via the coding sequence ATGAATAAAAATCCAACAATTACATCTATATTTGATTATATAGTAGAAGTTTCTGGGGAATTCCCGTATAAACAAAGACAGTTTTATCATTTACTTGATAATAACAATGTTAAATTAATGTTAATTAATGCGACAGCAAACAAAGCCTTTTTACTAGCTAACACTAAAGAAGATGAATTAAAAATCGGGGCTGAAATTGTTTTAGAAAATGATGATGCAAGAGTTGATACTCCAAGTGATTTATTTGGAAATGTTATTGATATTTTCGGAAATAAAGTCTTACCTTATCCAGAAATCAATAATTCATACATTCAACCAACTGGTTCAAAAGTTTTTGAATTAGCTCATGACTTAATGTCAGTTAAGACTTTAAACCAACAATTATTCACTGGTATTGTTTCAGTTGACTTACTTATTCCAATCGGAAAAGGGCAACGTGAATTAATTATTGGTGATCGCCAAACTGGTAAAACTCATATTGCTATTAATACTATTATTAACCAAGCTAAAGAAGGAATTAAATCAATTTACGTAGCAATTGGTCAAAAACGTGAAGCAATTTCAAGAATTTACTGCACTTTAACTGAATTTGGAGCAATGCAAAATACGATTATCATTGATGCTCCATCTACTAGTGCCTTTGAGCAATACTTAGCACCATATGTTGGTATGGCTCATGCCGAAAATTTATCATACGATAATGATGTGTTAATTGTTTTTGATGATTTAACAAAACATGCTAACATTATTCGTGAAATTGCTTTATTAACAGACCGCCCTGTTGGAAAAGAAGCTATGCCTGGAGATACCTTCTTCTCACACTCACAACTTTTAGAACGTGCTGGAAGTTTTGAAAACCGCAAAACTATTACAGCCTTGCCAATTTTACAAACAATTGATGGAGATATTACCTCATTAGTTTCATCAAACATCATCTCAATTACTGACGGGCAAATTGTTACAAGTAGTGATTTATTCTCACAAGGAATCTTACCAGCTATTAACATTGATTTATCAGTTTCACGTACTGGTTCAAGTGTGCAAAGTAGAAGTGTGACAAAAGTTGCAGCTGAAGTAGGTAAAGCTTACAGAAAATATAAACGTCACTTAAAACTTTCGATGTTAGATTATGACTTTAATAAAGAAACTACTGAATTATTAAACAAAGGTAAATTAATTGAAAAATTATTTAACCAAAAAGGTTTTGCGATTTATTCTAAAAAAACCGTGTTACTTACTTCAAAATTAATCTCTTGAGGTTTATTTAACGGAATTAAAGATCAAGAAAGAGCCTTGCGATTTATTGACTTATTAATTCAAACTAATGATCAAGCCCAAAATGCTTATAATAAGATTATTAATGATACTGAAATATATGATGATGGCTTAGTAAGAACTTTCTTTGCATCAGCTTTAAAACAATATGCAAAATTCAATAATTACAACTGAGAAATTAGTATTGACCATGATTTTGTGGACTTTGAAGAAAGTTACCTTGAAGAATTAGCTTACAAATTAGGAGATAAATAA
- a CDS encoding MSC_0618 family F1-like ATPase beta subunit: MYGKILNLWSDVLEIEFDQYNLPKVNHLLTLHNGATYLLVKRILDKTTVRAIIIYSSQEISINDQVTNLGHSFMVPVGKDSLNNIYSFRGEALLPQDYAPLKVEMNSTINNARFLSNKFEFIETGIKAIDFFMPIIKGYKLGIFGGAGVGKTVLMKEMIFNINRQSSNTSNIFIGSGERSREAIELYNELKSSNLMDKSVLYVSKMNESPGARMSIVPIGVTAAEYLRDENKQDVLLFVDNIYRFLQAENETSATLGKRPSVGGYQSTLESDVAAIEDRLFKNENGSITSFQTMFLPMDDLSDPSAVAVFNHLDGSLVLSRAQSAKNIFPAFDPLASQSNSVSAELLGKKHFDAIIEAKRILKAYKDLEDVILILGFDELDDESKNTVKKALQLENFFTQNFFMTEHFTKSPGVFVPLNDTVDSVIRILEGKYLKQSPEIFQYVGSNLDIPTDEELEHFND, encoded by the coding sequence ATGTACGGAAAAATTTTAAATTTATGATCAGATGTATTAGAAATAGAATTTGATCAATATAATTTGCCAAAAGTTAATCACTTATTAACTTTACATAACGGAGCAACCTATTTATTAGTCAAAAGAATTTTAGATAAAACTACCGTTAGAGCCATTATTATTTATAGTTCACAAGAAATCTCAATTAATGATCAAGTAACTAACTTAGGGCATAGTTTTATGGTACCAGTTGGTAAAGATTCTCTAAACAATATTTATTCATTTAGAGGTGAAGCATTATTACCACAAGACTATGCACCTTTAAAAGTTGAAATGAATTCAACTATTAACAATGCTCGTTTCCTTTCGAATAAATTTGAATTTATTGAAACAGGAATTAAAGCAATTGACTTCTTTATGCCAATTATTAAAGGGTATAAATTAGGAATCTTTGGAGGAGCTGGTGTTGGTAAAACTGTATTAATGAAAGAAATGATTTTCAATATTAACAGACAATCATCAAATACTTCAAACATTTTCATTGGATCTGGAGAACGTTCTAGAGAAGCTATTGAACTTTATAATGAGCTTAAATCTTCAAATTTAATGGATAAATCAGTTTTATATGTTTCAAAAATGAATGAATCTCCAGGAGCTCGTATGTCAATTGTACCAATTGGAGTTACGGCTGCTGAATATTTAAGAGATGAAAATAAACAAGACGTACTTTTATTTGTTGATAATATTTACCGTTTCTTACAAGCTGAAAATGAAACTAGTGCAACTTTAGGTAAGCGTCCTTCAGTTGGGGGATACCAATCTACTTTAGAAAGTGACGTGGCAGCTATTGAAGACCGTTTATTTAAAAATGAAAATGGTTCAATTACTTCATTCCAAACTATGTTTTTACCGATGGATGACTTATCTGATCCATCAGCTGTAGCTGTCTTTAACCACCTTGATGGTAGCTTGGTTTTATCACGTGCCCAATCTGCTAAAAATATCTTCCCTGCTTTTGACCCGCTTGCCTCACAATCAAACTCAGTTAGTGCTGAATTATTAGGTAAAAAACACTTTGATGCGATTATTGAAGCAAAACGGATCTTAAAAGCTTACAAAGATTTAGAAGACGTTATTTTAATTTTAGGTTTTGATGAACTTGATGATGAAAGTAAAAACACAGTTAAAAAAGCCTTGCAACTTGAAAACTTTTTTACTCAAAACTTCTTCATGACCGAACATTTTACTAAATCACCAGGAGTTTTTGTGCCACTTAATGATACAGTAGACTCAGTTATTAGAATCTTAGAAGGAAAATATTTAAAACAAAGTCCAGAGATCTTCCAATATGTTGGCTCAAACTTGGATATTCCTACTGATGAAGAATTAGAACATTTTAATGATTAA